A stretch of the Pan troglodytes isolate AG18354 chromosome 20, NHGRI_mPanTro3-v2.0_pri, whole genome shotgun sequence genome encodes the following:
- the CIRBP gene encoding cold-inducible RNA-binding protein isoform X2 — MEAAMASDEGKLFVGGLSFDTNEQSLEQVFSKYGQISEVVVVKDRETQRSRGFGFVTFENIDDAKDAMMAMNGKSVDGRQIRVDQAGKSSDNRSRGYRGGSAGGRGFFRGGRGRGRGFSRGGGDRGYGGNRFESRSGGYGGSRDYYSSRSQSGGYSDRSSGGSYRDSYDSYATHNE; from the exons ATGGAA GCCGCCATGGCATCAGATGAAGGCAAACTTTTTGTTGGAGGGCTGAGTTTTGACACCAATGAGCAGTCGCTGGAGCAGGTCTTCTCAAAGTACGGACAGATCTCTGAAG TGGTGGTTGTGAAAGACAGGGAGACCCAGAGATCTCGGGGATTTGGGTTTGTCACCTTTGAGAACATTGACGACGCTAAGGATGCCATGATGGCCATGAATGGGAAG TCTGTAGATGGACGGCAGATCCGAGTAGACCAGGCAGGCAAGTCGTCAGACAACCGATCCCGTGGGTACCGTGGTGGCTCTGCCGGGGGCCGGGGCTTCTTCCGCGGGGGCCGAGGACGGGGCCGTGGGTTCTCTAGAG GAGGAGGGGACCGAGGCTATGGGGGGAACCGGTTCGAGTCCAGGAGTGGGGGCTACGGAGGCTCCAGAGACTACTATAGCAG CCGGAGTCAGAGTGGTGGCTACAGTGACCGGAGCTCGGGCGGGTCCTACAGAGACAGTTATGACAGTTACG CTACACACAACGAGTAA
- the CIRBP gene encoding cold-inducible RNA-binding protein isoform X1, whose translation MEAAMASDEGKLFVGGLSFDTNEQSLEQVFSKYGQISEVVVVKDRETQRSRGFGFVTFENIDDAKDAMMAMNGKSVDGRQIRVDQAGKSSDNRSRGYRGGSAGGRGFFRGGRGRGRGFSRGGGDRGYGGNRFESRSGGYGGSRDYYSSRSQSGGYSDRSSGGSYRDSYDSYGKSHSEGATLLWPAVGARFTLVPSPSTLGWTLRPCHCACPEEAHLSSEPFLSQDAKAK comes from the exons ATGGAA GCCGCCATGGCATCAGATGAAGGCAAACTTTTTGTTGGAGGGCTGAGTTTTGACACCAATGAGCAGTCGCTGGAGCAGGTCTTCTCAAAGTACGGACAGATCTCTGAAG TGGTGGTTGTGAAAGACAGGGAGACCCAGAGATCTCGGGGATTTGGGTTTGTCACCTTTGAGAACATTGACGACGCTAAGGATGCCATGATGGCCATGAATGGGAAG TCTGTAGATGGACGGCAGATCCGAGTAGACCAGGCAGGCAAGTCGTCAGACAACCGATCCCGTGGGTACCGTGGTGGCTCTGCCGGGGGCCGGGGCTTCTTCCGCGGGGGCCGAGGACGGGGCCGTGGGTTCTCTAGAG GAGGAGGGGACCGAGGCTATGGGGGGAACCGGTTCGAGTCCAGGAGTGGGGGCTACGGAGGCTCCAGAGACTACTATAGCAG CCGGAGTCAGAGTGGTGGCTACAGTGACCGGAGCTCGGGCGGGTCCTACAGAGACAGTTATGACAGTTACGGTAAGTCACACTCCGAGGGCGCCACGCTGCTGTGGCCTGCGGTGGGAGCTCGGTTCACCTTGGTGCCCTCTCCAAGCACTTTAGGCTGGACACTCAGACCTTGTCACTGTGCTTGCCCAGAAGAGGCGCATCTGTCCTCAGAGCCATTTCTATCGCAGGATGCAAAAGCCAAATGA
- the CIRBP gene encoding cold-inducible RNA-binding protein isoform X4, translating to MEAAMASDEGKLFVGGLSFDTNEQSLEQVFSKYGQISEVVVVKDRETQRSRGFGFVTFENIDDAKDAMMAMNGKSVDGRQIRVDQAGKSSDNRSRGYRGGSAGGRGFFRGGRGRGRGFSRGGGDRGYGGNRFESRSGGYGGSRDYYSSRSQSGGYSDRSSGGSYRDSYDSYG from the exons ATGGAA GCCGCCATGGCATCAGATGAAGGCAAACTTTTTGTTGGAGGGCTGAGTTTTGACACCAATGAGCAGTCGCTGGAGCAGGTCTTCTCAAAGTACGGACAGATCTCTGAAG TGGTGGTTGTGAAAGACAGGGAGACCCAGAGATCTCGGGGATTTGGGTTTGTCACCTTTGAGAACATTGACGACGCTAAGGATGCCATGATGGCCATGAATGGGAAG TCTGTAGATGGACGGCAGATCCGAGTAGACCAGGCAGGCAAGTCGTCAGACAACCGATCCCGTGGGTACCGTGGTGGCTCTGCCGGGGGCCGGGGCTTCTTCCGCGGGGGCCGAGGACGGGGCCGTGGGTTCTCTAGAG GAGGAGGGGACCGAGGCTATGGGGGGAACCGGTTCGAGTCCAGGAGTGGGGGCTACGGAGGCTCCAGAGACTACTATAGCAG CCGGAGTCAGAGTGGTGGCTACAGTGACCGGAGCTCGGGCGGGTCCTACAGAGACAGTTATGACAGTTACG
- the CIRBP gene encoding cold-inducible RNA-binding protein isoform X3 — MASDEGKLFVGGLSFDTNEQSLEQVFSKYGQISEVVVVKDRETQRSRGFGFVTFENIDDAKDAMMAMNGKSVDGRQIRVDQAGKSSDNRSRGYRGGSAGGRGFFRGGRGRGRGFSRGGGDRGYGGNRFESRSGGYGGSRDYYSSRSQSGGYSDRSSGGSYRDSYDSYATHNE; from the exons ATGGCATCAGATGAAGGCAAACTTTTTGTTGGAGGGCTGAGTTTTGACACCAATGAGCAGTCGCTGGAGCAGGTCTTCTCAAAGTACGGACAGATCTCTGAAG TGGTGGTTGTGAAAGACAGGGAGACCCAGAGATCTCGGGGATTTGGGTTTGTCACCTTTGAGAACATTGACGACGCTAAGGATGCCATGATGGCCATGAATGGGAAG TCTGTAGATGGACGGCAGATCCGAGTAGACCAGGCAGGCAAGTCGTCAGACAACCGATCCCGTGGGTACCGTGGTGGCTCTGCCGGGGGCCGGGGCTTCTTCCGCGGGGGCCGAGGACGGGGCCGTGGGTTCTCTAGAG GAGGAGGGGACCGAGGCTATGGGGGGAACCGGTTCGAGTCCAGGAGTGGGGGCTACGGAGGCTCCAGAGACTACTATAGCAG CCGGAGTCAGAGTGGTGGCTACAGTGACCGGAGCTCGGGCGGGTCCTACAGAGACAGTTATGACAGTTACG CTACACACAACGAGTAA
- the CIRBP gene encoding cold-inducible RNA-binding protein (The RefSeq protein has 1 substitution compared to this genomic sequence), whose product MASDEGKLFVGGLSFDTNEQSLEQVFSKYGQISEVVVVKDRETQRSRGSGFVTFENIDDAKDAMMAMNGKSVDGRQIRVDQAGKSSDNRSRGYRGGSAGGRGFFRGGRGRGRGFSRGGGDRGYGGNRFESRSGGYGGSRDYYSSRSQSGGYSDRSSGGSYRDSYDSYGKSHSEGATLLWPAVGARFTLVPSPSTLGWTLRPCHCACPEEAHLSSEPFLSQDAKAK is encoded by the exons ATGGCATCAGATGAAGGCAAACTTTTTGTTGGAGGGCTGAGTTTTGACACCAATGAGCAGTCGCTGGAGCAGGTCTTCTCAAAGTACGGACAGATCTCTGAAG TGGTGGTTGTGAAAGACAGGGAGACCCAGAGATCTCGGGGATTTGGGTTTGTCACCTTTGAGAACATTGACGACGCTAAGGATGCCATGATGGCCATGAATGGGAAG TCTGTAGATGGACGGCAGATCCGAGTAGACCAGGCAGGCAAGTCGTCAGACAACCGATCCCGTGGGTACCGTGGTGGCTCTGCCGGGGGCCGGGGCTTCTTCCGCGGGGGCCGAGGACGGGGCCGTGGGTTCTCTAGAG GAGGAGGGGACCGAGGCTATGGGGGGAACCGGTTCGAGTCCAGGAGTGGGGGCTACGGAGGCTCCAGAGACTACTATAGCAG CCGGAGTCAGAGTGGTGGCTACAGTGACCGGAGCTCGGGCGGGTCCTACAGAGACAGTTATGACAGTTACGGTAAGTCACACTCCGAGGGCGCCACGCTGCTGTGGCCTGCGGTGGGAGCTCGGTTCACCTTGGTGCCCTCTCCAAGCACTTTAGGCTGGACACTCAGACCTTGTCACTGTGCTTGCCCAGAAGAGGCGCATCTGTCCTCAGAGCCATTTCTATCGCAGGATGCAAAAGCCAAATGA
- the CIRBP gene encoding cold-inducible RNA-binding protein isoform X5 gives MASDEGKLFVGGLSFDTNEQSLEQVFSKYGQISEVVVVKDRETQRSRGFGFVTFENIDDAKDAMMAMNGKSVDGRQIRVDQAGKSSDNRSRGYRGGSAGGRGFFRGGRGRGRGFSRGGGDRGYGGNRFESRSGGYGGSRDYYSSRSQSGGYSDRSSGGSYRDSYDSYG, from the exons ATGGCATCAGATGAAGGCAAACTTTTTGTTGGAGGGCTGAGTTTTGACACCAATGAGCAGTCGCTGGAGCAGGTCTTCTCAAAGTACGGACAGATCTCTGAAG TGGTGGTTGTGAAAGACAGGGAGACCCAGAGATCTCGGGGATTTGGGTTTGTCACCTTTGAGAACATTGACGACGCTAAGGATGCCATGATGGCCATGAATGGGAAG TCTGTAGATGGACGGCAGATCCGAGTAGACCAGGCAGGCAAGTCGTCAGACAACCGATCCCGTGGGTACCGTGGTGGCTCTGCCGGGGGCCGGGGCTTCTTCCGCGGGGGCCGAGGACGGGGCCGTGGGTTCTCTAGAG GAGGAGGGGACCGAGGCTATGGGGGGAACCGGTTCGAGTCCAGGAGTGGGGGCTACGGAGGCTCCAGAGACTACTATAGCAG CCGGAGTCAGAGTGGTGGCTACAGTGACCGGAGCTCGGGCGGGTCCTACAGAGACAGTTATGACAGTTACG